CTCCTTCTCACAGATCTGGGAGAGGGCTATCTCCTGGAGACTGGATCGCCAGCTGGCATCGTTCTCGCCAGGCTCTCAGAGGAGCTTCTTGAGAGAGGCGATGATGCGGAAAAGAGGAATCTGATGAGAGAGAGCCGCGAAAGGATCATGAACGCCAGGCCCTGGCTCTCTCAGGACCGCATGAGAACCAGGCTCAGGGAGATCGACTGGAGATCCCTGGCAAAGGATTGCATCTCCTGCGGCGGATGCAGCTTTGTATGCCCCACGTGCCACTGCTTCACAATCGCAGATCTCGGTTTGCCTGATGGGGAGAGAATCAGGTGCGCTGACTCCTGCATCCTCTCAGGATTTCACAGAATGGCATCGGGAGCAAACCCGAAGGCCAGACCTGAGGAGAGGCTCCTCTCATGGTACATGGAGAAGCTGGAGCACATGCTGATACGTGCGGGAATGCCCGGCTGCGTTGGATGCGGAAGATGTGACAGGGTCTGCTTCTCAGGTCTGCACAGGACAGATATCTTCAGGTAAGCCCTGGAAAGGATTCGAAGCGCTGTTTCTAAGGCTGCCCTCCTTCCGACCGCATTTCCCT
The sequence above is drawn from the Methanothrix sp. genome and encodes:
- a CDS encoding 4Fe-4S dicluster domain-containing protein → MFFLEKKDLPELLRRAGAFFEIIAPVLVNGEPQLVSWKGEDLALSAPNQLIPPTRMFLPPRETLFAYLQESGLYTFKVPEVRNRLIVGVRPCDLRALSLLDRIMLSEPADELYLKRRRSTAIIALNCTEPSESCFCAQMGAGPEAHEGFDLLLTDLGEGYLLETGSPAGIVLARLSEELLERGDDAEKRNLMRESRERIMNARPWLSQDRMRTRLREIDWRSLAKDCISCGGCSFVCPTCHCFTIADLGLPDGERIRCADSCILSGFHRMASGANPKARPEERLLSWYMEKLEHMLIRAGMPGCVGCGRCDRVCFSGLHRTDIFR